A single region of the Silene latifolia isolate original U9 population chromosome 8, ASM4854445v1, whole genome shotgun sequence genome encodes:
- the LOC141596165 gene encoding SCAR-like protein 2 isoform X1, which produces MPLGRFAVKNEYGLGVKELYKDGVESEDPKAVLDGVAVAGLVGLLRQLGDLSQFAAEVFHGLQEDVASTASRSRKLVTRVQRIETSLPSLEKAILSQTSHMHFAYSPGSEWHPRIKNEQNHFICDDLPHFIMDTYEECHEPPRLQLLDRFDTGGSGSCLKRYSDPTFFRRASATSEARNREKSQRERKTRKFKGRSWRHSERFSSCVPSVNNSERVQISSQAGSSLDRTFRSDLGDQSDSFSSKISVQPDKTTTKELPDTRQTNYHSERISVDDKGLRGKPPCSDVTWDEKLEVMEHMDVNYEAEDDQHTLEKNNILHQQDMKPDSTESINQVDDISENGSITKSETDQKYTEMKPNNITPMPEGLQQTVRYPTTIPYWEDMELSPKDSGLDNFRDLDESNVDLHEPFHQTAPFVSKSINQVDNLSENGSTTTSEADCLYEQRVKTVDAKSSQADNVSEVTSCSESDADGHYLGTTINGKFIEASGPSHLHETDVKPVNVKNLHHVEGVPEHDKDPTTIIDWDTELSHKDCGINDVRDLDETNFDLHEPFSQVTRFSEGQNSHQECDLALETIPDSFPQIARFLENENFPMLIPKGNFVSDPLDSKLRIGDVQYMLEAIEKDKWAIETIEAKHVGTSSAPVAELSKVENPLQLVTNDKFASGLSETNIEKSMLDAGTIIEEYDGPVDTSTGVNNASLLEWPYPEDIDSETDYFVDALNTIDSESESEYETQTIKELESLTSKCELLEDASTAQKDGVIDVWVQPNAPLYLTNLDNLEDASTSECKLLEDASTAQKDGVYDVFVQPNAPLYLTNVENLENTVESHQSEGATIEEGDPPPCFSNEQSFESPPSVPTVSQGIDVCVKAAEIRLQPAVSKPVESPPSLPTVSQGIDVCVKAAETRLQPAVSKPVESPPSLPTVSQGTDVCINAAEIRLQPAVSKPVESSSQDSLDDKTVCAPPHVSGDMPLESSTSSYPYASWTNGTLFGLQPSKPPVTSMSNSDLMSCGNGHVDDVPGRFLSSSVRNYDHDGNFNSNKQDVGSLKHVSHDVLHKKRDKSLDHDERNRNDDSALQDLSNGHVNVLESKVPSNADSENLRSATTNTTEDRSSLLSLLGQNLRKSGLRRSGSLDSNVEKTPNNPLPASVDEKSQVSANSPPPSPPLELMKISFRPIDGLETSKLKLKYPEGIDHHESSIETFPSFQLVPESSRLHHDMGSDSDDDTFCRSYPCDDSLGHLSDSGSEQWESEDSSESNDHASYDGLRRISSTESPSSSPQHDEISQRGIPTGPTGQSTILGTKIGYAEMKACLSPGVDIMPQLPPLPPLEWRVSRTLLDGVEDKPEQGPDRLNRSFDSHHLNDSAILQGRFRESDTIVKQKKPGAEPKERDQKQKLYAADEKNVDDKEDFLNQIRAKSFNLKRTDTARSLYTTPSLPTSTKVTAILQKASAIRKAVGSDGEDDSWSDT; this is translated from the exons ATGCCTTTGGGAAGGTTTGCTGTGAAAAATGAGTATGGTTTGGGAGTTAAGGAATTGTATAAAGATGGGGTTGAGAGTGAAGATCCAAAAGCTGTTCTTGATGGTGTTGCTGTTGCTGGTCTTGTTGGTCTTCTTCGCCAATTAGGTGATCTCTCACA ATTTGCAGCCGAGGTTTTCCATGGCTTGCAAGAGGACGTGGCTTCTACTGCCTCTAGAAGTCGTAAGCTGGTTACTCGCGTGCAACGGATTGAAACCTCTTTGCCATCTCTTGAAAAGGCCATATTGTCACAAACTAGCCACATGCATTTTGCCTACTCACCTG GCTCCGAGTGGCATCCTCGAATTAAAAATGAGCAAAATCATTTTATATGTGATGACTTGCCTCATTTTATCATGGACACATATGAAGAATGCCACGAACCTCCTCGACTACAATTGCTTGATAG GTTTGACACGGGTGGTTCCGGGTCGTGTTTAAAGAGATACTCAGATCCAACCTTCTTTAGGCGGGCATCGGCCACCTCCGAAGCACGTAACAGAGAGAAATCTCAAAGAGAAAGGAAGACTCGCAAATTCAAG GGAAGGTCATGGCGACATAGTGAACGGTTCTCAAGTTGTGTACCTAGTGTGAACAACAGTGAAAG AGTGCAGATTTCTTCTCAAGCAGGCTCCTCATTGGATAGGACTTTTAGATCAGATCTCGGAGATCAGTCAGATTCCTTTAGCTCCAAAATTTCTGTTCAGCCTGATAAAACGACGACTAAGGAACTACCCGACACTCGTCAAACAAATTACCATAGTGAACGCATTTCCGTGGATGATAAAGGACTTCGAGGCAAACCCCCTTGTTCTGATGTCACCTGGGATGAGAAGTTGGAAGTTATGGAGCATATGGATGTGAATTATGAAGCTGAAGATGACCAACATACCCTTGAGAAGAACAATATTTTACATCAGCAGGACATGAAACCTGACTCTACGGAGAGTATTAATCAAGTGGACGACATATCTGAGAATGGAAGCATTACAAAGTCCGAGACTGATCAGAAGTATACAGAGATGAAGCCAAACAACATCACCCCAATGCCTGAAGGACTCCAGCAAACGGTGAGGTATCCCACTACAATTCCTTATTGGGAGGACATGGAGTTGTCTCCGAAGGATAGTGGGCTTGATAATTTTCGAGACTTGGATGAGTCAAATGTTGACCTTCATGAGCCTTTTCATCAAACAGCACCTTTTGTTTCGAAAAGTATCAATCAAGTGGACAACTTATCTGAAAACGGAAGCACTACAACGTCCGAGGCTGATTGTCTTTACGAGCAGCGTGTAAAGACTGTTGATGCTAAAAGTTCCCAAGCGGACAACGTATCGGAAGTTACAAGCTGCTCAGAATCAGATGCTGATGGGCATTACCTTGGAACAACCATAAATGGGAAGTTCATAGAAGCAAGTGGACCAAGTCACCTTCACGAGACAGATGTGAAGCCTGTAAATGTTAAAAATCTCCATCATGTAGAAGGCGTACCTGAACATGACAAGGACCCCACAACAATTATTGATTGGGACACGGAGCTGAGTCATAAAGATTGTGGGATTAATGATGTTCGAGACTTGGATGAGACAAACTTTGACCTTCACGAGCCTTTTTCTCAAGTGACAAGATTTTCTGAAGGTCAGAATTCTCATCAAGAGTGTGATTTAGCGCTAGAAACCATTCCAGATTCTTTTCCTCAAATTGCGAGATTTCTTGAAAATGAAAACTTTCCCATGTTGATCCCGAAAGGCAACTTTGTATCAGATCCTTTAGACAGTAAGTTGAGGATAGGCGACGTTCAGTACATGCTTGAGGCTATTGAAAAAGACAAGTGGGCGATAGAAACAATCGAGGCAAAACATGTTGGTACTTCATCTGCCCCGGTAGCAGAATTGTCCAAAGTTGAAAACCCTCTCCAGTTGGTCACTAATGACAAGTTTGCGAGTGGTCTATCTGAGACTAATATTGAAAAGTCCATGTTGGACGCAGGGACGATCATTGAAGAATATGATGGTCCTGTGGATACCTCTACAGGAGTGAATAATGCGAGTTTACTTGAATGGCCTTATCCCGAGGATATCGACAGTGAAACTGACTACTTTGTTGATGCACTTAATACAATTGACTCGGAATCAGAGAGCGAATACGAGACCCAAACCATAAAAGAACTAGAATCTTTGACTTCTAAATGTGAACTGCTAGAAGATGCATCAACTGCTCAGAAGGATGGAGTTATCGATGTTTGGGTGCAGCCCAATGCTCCCCTGTATCTGACCAACTTGGACAATCTTGAAGATGCATCAACTTCGGAATGTAAACTGCTAGAAGATGCATCAACTGCCCAGAAGGATGGAGTTTATGATGTTTTCGTACAGCCCAATGCTCCCCTGTATCTGACAAATGTGGAGAATCTTGAAAATACAGTGGAATCCCACCAGTCTGAAGGCGCTACAATCGAAGAAGGAGACCCGCCACCTTGCTTTTCTAATGAGCAGTCTTTTGAAAGCCCTCCATCTGTACCCACTGTTTCTCAGGGCATAGACGTGTGTGTTAAAGCCGCTGAAATAAGATTGCAACCTGCTGTCAGCAAACCTGTAGAAAGCCCTCCATCTTTACCCACTGTTTCTCAGGGCATAGACGTGTGTGTTAAAGCCGCTGAAACAAGATTGCAACCTGCTGTCAGCAAACCTGTAGAAAGCCCTCCATCTTTACCCACTGTTTCTCAGGGCACAGATGTGTGTATTAATGCCGCTGAAATACGATTGCAACCTGCTGTCAGCAAACCTGTAGAATCTAGTTCACAAGATTCCCTTGATGACAAGACTGTTTGTGCACCACCTCATGTGTCTGGAGATATGCCATTGGAATCATCTACCAGTTCCTATCCTTATGCTTCATGGACCAATGGGACCCTTTTCGGACTACAGCCATCAAAGCCACCTGTTACCAGCATGTCAAATTCTGATCTTATGAGCTGTGGCAATGGCCATGTCGATGATGTTCCTGGAAGATTTTTGTCCTCATCTGTGAGAAACTATGACCATGATGGTAATTTCAACAGTAATAAGCAAGACGTTGGTTCCTTGAAGCACGTGTCTCATGATGTCTTACACAAGAAGCGTGATAAATCTTTGGATCACGATGAAAGAAACAGAAATGACGATTCAGCTTTACAGGATCTGAGTAATGGCCATGTCAATGTTCTTGAAAGTAAAGTTCCATCTAATGCTGATTCGGAAAATCTACGTTCTGCAACCACTAATACGACTGAAGATAGATCATCTTTGCTATCGTTGCTTGGTCAAAATTTACGAAAAAGTGGTCTTCGAAGGAGTGGATCATTGGACTCTAATGTTGAGAAAACCCCAAATAATCCTTTGCCAGCTTCTGTGGATGAAAAATCGCAAGTTTCAGCGAACTCAcctccaccatcaccaccactcgAGCTTATGAAGATATCCTTTCGGCCTATCGATGGCTTGGAAACTTCCAAACTAAAACTCAAATATCCAGAAGGGATTGATCACCATGAAAGTAGTATAGAAACATTCCCTTCATTTCAATTGGTTCCAGAATCCTCTAGGTTGCATCATGATATGGGTTCTGATTCTGATGACGATACGTTTTGCCGATCATACCCATGTGATGATTCTCTGGGCCATCTTTCGGATTCAGGCTCTGAACAGTGGGAATCTGAGGATTCTTCAGAAAGTAATGACCATGCATCTTATGATGGATTACGCAGAATCTCGTCAACTGAATCACCCTCAAGCTCTCCTCAGCATGATGAAATCTCCCAACGGGGTATACCTACTGGCCCCACAGGTCAATCGACAATTTTGGGTACAAAGATTGGTTACGCAGAAATGAAAGCGTGTCTGAGTCCAGGTGTGGACATAATGCCTCAACTACCTCCTCTTCCGCCTTTAGAGTGGCGTGTATCAAGAACGCTGCTAGATGGAGTGGAAGACAAGCCAGAACAAGGACCTGACAGGCTGAATAGGTCTTTTGATTCTCATCATTTAAATGACTCGGCTATATTGCAAGGCAGATTCCGAGAGTCAGATACAATTGTGAAACAAAAAAAG CCGGGAGCTGAGCCCAAAGAGCGTGATCAAAAGCAAAAATTGTATGCGGCTGATGAGAAGAACGTGGACGACAAGGAAGATTTTCTAAATCAAATTCGAGCCAAA TCTTTCAATCTTAAACGTACAGACACAGCTCGGTCACTTTATACAACACCTAGCCTTCCAACCAGCACCAAAGTTACTGCTATCCTGCAGAAGGCAAGTGCGATTCGCAAG GCTGTAGGAAGCGATGGTGAGGACGATAGTTGGAGCGACACGTGA
- the LOC141594024 gene encoding uncharacterized protein LOC141594024, whose translation MRNAIRCCISCILPCGALDVIRIVHVNGRVEEITGTIYASEVMKAHPKHILKKPTTKPISDEYIETVSAHHRPTIVVVPPDALLQRGKIYFLIPVSDPATCSSKRRRKKKKELDELELKKVGPPGNNNSNSNYRRIDNNNNNNDGDGNCINNGIMGSLSKDDDKYLSEILSEKVSSQRDKRRGRVAVWRPHLESITETFYDN comes from the coding sequence ATGAGAAATGCTATAAGGTGTTGCATATCATGCATACTACCATGTGGAGCCCTAGACGTGATCCGAATAGTTCACGTAAACGGGCGGGTTGAGGAGATAACGGGCACCATATACGCGTCCGAAGTCATGAAAGCCCACCCAAAACACATCCTAAAGAAGCCCACTACAAAGCCCATTTCAGACGAGTATATAGAGACCGTCTCAGCCCATCATAGGCCCACCATCGTAGTGGTCCCACCTGACGCGTTACTACAACGTGGCAAGATCTACTTCCTGATACCAGTAAGTGATCCTGCCACGTGTTcatctaagaggaggaggaagaagaagaaggagcTGGATGAACTCGAACTGAAGAAGGTTGGCCCTCCcggtaataataatagtaatagtaattatCGTCgtattgataataataataataataatgatggtGATGGTAATTGTATTAATAATGGAATTATGGGATCATTAAGTAAAGATGATGATAAGTATTTAAGTGAAATATTAAGTGAGAAAGTATCAAGTCAAAGAGATAAAAGACGAGGGCGTGTGGCTGTTTGGAGACCTCATTTAGAGAGCATTACTGAAACTTTTTATGATAATTAG
- the LOC141596165 gene encoding uncharacterized protein LOC141596165 isoform X2 — translation MDTYEECHEPPRLQLLDRFDTGGSGSCLKRYSDPTFFRRASATSEARNREKSQRERKTRKFKGRSWRHSERFSSCVPSVNNSERVQISSQAGSSLDRTFRSDLGDQSDSFSSKISVQPDKTTTKELPDTRQTNYHSERISVDDKGLRGKPPCSDVTWDEKLEVMEHMDVNYEAEDDQHTLEKNNILHQQDMKPDSTESINQVDDISENGSITKSETDQKYTEMKPNNITPMPEGLQQTVRYPTTIPYWEDMELSPKDSGLDNFRDLDESNVDLHEPFHQTAPFVSKSINQVDNLSENGSTTTSEADCLYEQRVKTVDAKSSQADNVSEVTSCSESDADGHYLGTTINGKFIEASGPSHLHETDVKPVNVKNLHHVEGVPEHDKDPTTIIDWDTELSHKDCGINDVRDLDETNFDLHEPFSQVTRFSEGQNSHQECDLALETIPDSFPQIARFLENENFPMLIPKGNFVSDPLDSKLRIGDVQYMLEAIEKDKWAIETIEAKHVGTSSAPVAELSKVENPLQLVTNDKFASGLSETNIEKSMLDAGTIIEEYDGPVDTSTGVNNASLLEWPYPEDIDSETDYFVDALNTIDSESESEYETQTIKELESLTSKCELLEDASTAQKDGVIDVWVQPNAPLYLTNLDNLEDASTSECKLLEDASTAQKDGVYDVFVQPNAPLYLTNVENLENTVESHQSEGATIEEGDPPPCFSNEQSFESPPSVPTVSQGIDVCVKAAEIRLQPAVSKPVESPPSLPTVSQGIDVCVKAAETRLQPAVSKPVESPPSLPTVSQGTDVCINAAEIRLQPAVSKPVESSSQDSLDDKTVCAPPHVSGDMPLESSTSSYPYASWTNGTLFGLQPSKPPVTSMSNSDLMSCGNGHVDDVPGRFLSSSVRNYDHDGNFNSNKQDVGSLKHVSHDVLHKKRDKSLDHDERNRNDDSALQDLSNGHVNVLESKVPSNADSENLRSATTNTTEDRSSLLSLLGQNLRKSGLRRSGSLDSNVEKTPNNPLPASVDEKSQVSANSPPPSPPLELMKISFRPIDGLETSKLKLKYPEGIDHHESSIETFPSFQLVPESSRLHHDMGSDSDDDTFCRSYPCDDSLGHLSDSGSEQWESEDSSESNDHASYDGLRRISSTESPSSSPQHDEISQRGIPTGPTGQSTILGTKIGYAEMKACLSPGVDIMPQLPPLPPLEWRVSRTLLDGVEDKPEQGPDRLNRSFDSHHLNDSAILQGRFRESDTIVKQKKPGAEPKERDQKQKLYAADEKNVDDKEDFLNQIRAKSFNLKRTDTARSLYTTPSLPTSTKVTAILQKASAIRKAVGSDGEDDSWSDT, via the exons ATGGACACATATGAAGAATGCCACGAACCTCCTCGACTACAATTGCTTGATAG GTTTGACACGGGTGGTTCCGGGTCGTGTTTAAAGAGATACTCAGATCCAACCTTCTTTAGGCGGGCATCGGCCACCTCCGAAGCACGTAACAGAGAGAAATCTCAAAGAGAAAGGAAGACTCGCAAATTCAAG GGAAGGTCATGGCGACATAGTGAACGGTTCTCAAGTTGTGTACCTAGTGTGAACAACAGTGAAAG AGTGCAGATTTCTTCTCAAGCAGGCTCCTCATTGGATAGGACTTTTAGATCAGATCTCGGAGATCAGTCAGATTCCTTTAGCTCCAAAATTTCTGTTCAGCCTGATAAAACGACGACTAAGGAACTACCCGACACTCGTCAAACAAATTACCATAGTGAACGCATTTCCGTGGATGATAAAGGACTTCGAGGCAAACCCCCTTGTTCTGATGTCACCTGGGATGAGAAGTTGGAAGTTATGGAGCATATGGATGTGAATTATGAAGCTGAAGATGACCAACATACCCTTGAGAAGAACAATATTTTACATCAGCAGGACATGAAACCTGACTCTACGGAGAGTATTAATCAAGTGGACGACATATCTGAGAATGGAAGCATTACAAAGTCCGAGACTGATCAGAAGTATACAGAGATGAAGCCAAACAACATCACCCCAATGCCTGAAGGACTCCAGCAAACGGTGAGGTATCCCACTACAATTCCTTATTGGGAGGACATGGAGTTGTCTCCGAAGGATAGTGGGCTTGATAATTTTCGAGACTTGGATGAGTCAAATGTTGACCTTCATGAGCCTTTTCATCAAACAGCACCTTTTGTTTCGAAAAGTATCAATCAAGTGGACAACTTATCTGAAAACGGAAGCACTACAACGTCCGAGGCTGATTGTCTTTACGAGCAGCGTGTAAAGACTGTTGATGCTAAAAGTTCCCAAGCGGACAACGTATCGGAAGTTACAAGCTGCTCAGAATCAGATGCTGATGGGCATTACCTTGGAACAACCATAAATGGGAAGTTCATAGAAGCAAGTGGACCAAGTCACCTTCACGAGACAGATGTGAAGCCTGTAAATGTTAAAAATCTCCATCATGTAGAAGGCGTACCTGAACATGACAAGGACCCCACAACAATTATTGATTGGGACACGGAGCTGAGTCATAAAGATTGTGGGATTAATGATGTTCGAGACTTGGATGAGACAAACTTTGACCTTCACGAGCCTTTTTCTCAAGTGACAAGATTTTCTGAAGGTCAGAATTCTCATCAAGAGTGTGATTTAGCGCTAGAAACCATTCCAGATTCTTTTCCTCAAATTGCGAGATTTCTTGAAAATGAAAACTTTCCCATGTTGATCCCGAAAGGCAACTTTGTATCAGATCCTTTAGACAGTAAGTTGAGGATAGGCGACGTTCAGTACATGCTTGAGGCTATTGAAAAAGACAAGTGGGCGATAGAAACAATCGAGGCAAAACATGTTGGTACTTCATCTGCCCCGGTAGCAGAATTGTCCAAAGTTGAAAACCCTCTCCAGTTGGTCACTAATGACAAGTTTGCGAGTGGTCTATCTGAGACTAATATTGAAAAGTCCATGTTGGACGCAGGGACGATCATTGAAGAATATGATGGTCCTGTGGATACCTCTACAGGAGTGAATAATGCGAGTTTACTTGAATGGCCTTATCCCGAGGATATCGACAGTGAAACTGACTACTTTGTTGATGCACTTAATACAATTGACTCGGAATCAGAGAGCGAATACGAGACCCAAACCATAAAAGAACTAGAATCTTTGACTTCTAAATGTGAACTGCTAGAAGATGCATCAACTGCTCAGAAGGATGGAGTTATCGATGTTTGGGTGCAGCCCAATGCTCCCCTGTATCTGACCAACTTGGACAATCTTGAAGATGCATCAACTTCGGAATGTAAACTGCTAGAAGATGCATCAACTGCCCAGAAGGATGGAGTTTATGATGTTTTCGTACAGCCCAATGCTCCCCTGTATCTGACAAATGTGGAGAATCTTGAAAATACAGTGGAATCCCACCAGTCTGAAGGCGCTACAATCGAAGAAGGAGACCCGCCACCTTGCTTTTCTAATGAGCAGTCTTTTGAAAGCCCTCCATCTGTACCCACTGTTTCTCAGGGCATAGACGTGTGTGTTAAAGCCGCTGAAATAAGATTGCAACCTGCTGTCAGCAAACCTGTAGAAAGCCCTCCATCTTTACCCACTGTTTCTCAGGGCATAGACGTGTGTGTTAAAGCCGCTGAAACAAGATTGCAACCTGCTGTCAGCAAACCTGTAGAAAGCCCTCCATCTTTACCCACTGTTTCTCAGGGCACAGATGTGTGTATTAATGCCGCTGAAATACGATTGCAACCTGCTGTCAGCAAACCTGTAGAATCTAGTTCACAAGATTCCCTTGATGACAAGACTGTTTGTGCACCACCTCATGTGTCTGGAGATATGCCATTGGAATCATCTACCAGTTCCTATCCTTATGCTTCATGGACCAATGGGACCCTTTTCGGACTACAGCCATCAAAGCCACCTGTTACCAGCATGTCAAATTCTGATCTTATGAGCTGTGGCAATGGCCATGTCGATGATGTTCCTGGAAGATTTTTGTCCTCATCTGTGAGAAACTATGACCATGATGGTAATTTCAACAGTAATAAGCAAGACGTTGGTTCCTTGAAGCACGTGTCTCATGATGTCTTACACAAGAAGCGTGATAAATCTTTGGATCACGATGAAAGAAACAGAAATGACGATTCAGCTTTACAGGATCTGAGTAATGGCCATGTCAATGTTCTTGAAAGTAAAGTTCCATCTAATGCTGATTCGGAAAATCTACGTTCTGCAACCACTAATACGACTGAAGATAGATCATCTTTGCTATCGTTGCTTGGTCAAAATTTACGAAAAAGTGGTCTTCGAAGGAGTGGATCATTGGACTCTAATGTTGAGAAAACCCCAAATAATCCTTTGCCAGCTTCTGTGGATGAAAAATCGCAAGTTTCAGCGAACTCAcctccaccatcaccaccactcgAGCTTATGAAGATATCCTTTCGGCCTATCGATGGCTTGGAAACTTCCAAACTAAAACTCAAATATCCAGAAGGGATTGATCACCATGAAAGTAGTATAGAAACATTCCCTTCATTTCAATTGGTTCCAGAATCCTCTAGGTTGCATCATGATATGGGTTCTGATTCTGATGACGATACGTTTTGCCGATCATACCCATGTGATGATTCTCTGGGCCATCTTTCGGATTCAGGCTCTGAACAGTGGGAATCTGAGGATTCTTCAGAAAGTAATGACCATGCATCTTATGATGGATTACGCAGAATCTCGTCAACTGAATCACCCTCAAGCTCTCCTCAGCATGATGAAATCTCCCAACGGGGTATACCTACTGGCCCCACAGGTCAATCGACAATTTTGGGTACAAAGATTGGTTACGCAGAAATGAAAGCGTGTCTGAGTCCAGGTGTGGACATAATGCCTCAACTACCTCCTCTTCCGCCTTTAGAGTGGCGTGTATCAAGAACGCTGCTAGATGGAGTGGAAGACAAGCCAGAACAAGGACCTGACAGGCTGAATAGGTCTTTTGATTCTCATCATTTAAATGACTCGGCTATATTGCAAGGCAGATTCCGAGAGTCAGATACAATTGTGAAACAAAAAAAG CCGGGAGCTGAGCCCAAAGAGCGTGATCAAAAGCAAAAATTGTATGCGGCTGATGAGAAGAACGTGGACGACAAGGAAGATTTTCTAAATCAAATTCGAGCCAAA TCTTTCAATCTTAAACGTACAGACACAGCTCGGTCACTTTATACAACACCTAGCCTTCCAACCAGCACCAAAGTTACTGCTATCCTGCAGAAGGCAAGTGCGATTCGCAAG GCTGTAGGAAGCGATGGTGAGGACGATAGTTGGAGCGACACGTGA